The Desulfonatronum lacustre DSM 10312 region GGATTGTCTGCTGCAGAACGTTTTTCTTCGCGGACAAAGGATATTTTTGTTCATGGGATAAACGAGGCAGGCAAAAATCAAAGAGTTCTTCACAATTTTTGCCGATCAATGCGCATGGATGCATATTGAAATGCCGTGCAAAAGACATATTGACTCGTTTGATGACATTCTTCCTGTCCACAACGCATATTAAGTCATGGACTGAATCAATAGTATGCTCCAGCTCTTTCTTCGCAATGAAAACAGCATCACTAATGCCCATGCTGTTTCCCGCGATTTTTGAAAATACCGTAAAAGCACCGGTAAATTCTCGAAAATTTTGTGGGAACGGAAAGACGGATACGCCGAGATGGATGAAAGCGCCATTCCTTATCGGAAGCTGGATGTCAAAAGAGATATTTTTTCCGTCTCCGAGCAAGAGCATCTGGTGATGGATCAAATTACGCTGATGTTTCGGAACAAGAGCATCGAGCCTTACCCCGAGGACATCGAATGACGTAAAACCTGTCAACTGATAAAATGTATTGTTGGCATAGGAAATCCTTCGTTGTGCATCAAGCATCACCAAAGGGACGTTGATCCACTCCACGAGCGTCTTGAAGAACTGCTCACCTCCGTTTGGGTTCACAAATGCGGGAGGGCATGACGATCCTCTCCCAAGGACTCCAGCCAAAGGCAGCGAAGAGTGATAATTCATGATCGATGTCTCCGTGGGTCTTCGATGCTACCGAGTGTCGGCGATGGATTCGTGGCGGCGACGAAACGGGGAAATCCGGCCCTCCCCCCGTGATCGTGCGGCACACTTCAGTCTTGGATTATAGAAGAAAATTACATATTACGGACCGAAATATCCTCTTCAGATAGCCTCGTCTGTAGGGGAATCTCTTATTTATGCGGGAAATAATCTCTGATGGGTGCAGGAATATTTCCCGGTAGAGGCGGGAGTATTTCCCGAAAGAAGCGGGAAAATTTCACATGGAGAAGACGAAAATCCCCCCGGGAGAAGACAGGAAGTTCTCCCGGGGGGGACACAGAGGAGGTGTTTGTTGCGTTGATCGAAGGCGCGTTGGGGGGGAAATGCTCGCTTAGGCGTGAAACAAATCAGTTTTCATCAAAATCGAAATCGAAATCGCGATCGAAATCGAAATCATTGAAATCGAAAAAACTGTGCATCACCCCTTGATTACGCCATCTTTTTAGAGATGACGTTCGATTTCGATCACGATTTCGATTTCGATTTCGATTTCGATTTCAATACCGATCCAATAGCGCGCGAGAATCGAACCAATCCGGGGTTCAATCCTTCCATTGGTCCACATCGACCAGGCCGATCTTGACCGCATAGCGAATCAGGTCCATGGGCCGCTGGAGTTCGAGCTTGCGCATGATGTTGGTGCGGTGGTTCTCCACGGTTTTCGGGCTGACGAAAAGCCGGTTCGCGATTGCCTTGGTCGATTGCCCTTCCGCCAACAGCCGAAAGATCTCTTGCTCGCGGGGGGTCAGGCTCCCGTAGTCGCCGTGGGGCTCGACCGCTCGCGGGCCAGGAGAATTCACGATTCCCTGGATCACTTCACGGGAAACCGAACTGTCCAGAAAAAAATCGCCGTTGGCCACGACTTCCAGTGCCTTCAACAACCCTTCCGCGGCGGATTCCTTGACCACGTAGCCCAGAGCCCCGGCCTGGAAGGCCTCGCTGATGTAGTCCATTCTGGAATGCATGCTGATGACCAGAATCCGCGTCTCGGGCAGGACGTTTCTTAGGCTCCGGACCAGATCAATGCCGTTTCCTCCGGGCAGGGATATGTCCACCAAGGCGAGATCGGGCCGCAATGCCTTGGCCCGTTGAAGCCCCTGCTCCGCGTCGCCGGCTTCTCCCGCCACCTCGAATGACGGGCTTCGAACGATTATCGCCTTGAGGCCTTCCCTGTAGAGCGGATGGTCATCGACAATCAATACTGTTTTTTTCGGCGTCATGGCGCTTCCTTGTTCTACGTTGCTTCCCAAATGACAGTATCAGGCCAACTCAACATTGGAATCGAAATCGAAATCGAAATCGAGAAAAACAAGTACGTCATTGACGTGACGAAATGCAATTTCGATACCATTTCAATTTCGACCATACTCCGCGCTCTTTACGTCATGTTGATGTAAAACTTTCGTATCTACTCAGCACATTTTGTATCCGCCCTTGCTCCGGCAATCGGAGTCGGGGTCGCTATCGGAATCGGAATCGGAACAGGAAAAATTTTGAACGCTTCCCAGCGTTTTCGAACCCGATACCGATACCGATCCCGACTCCGACCCCGACAACGGCATTACTCTATGCTGAATAGTTACAAACTTTCATCAGCGGGAAGTTCGACCAGAATTTTCGTTCCTTGTCCCAGGCGCGACTGGATGTGCATCGTTCCCCCGAGCAGGGTGGCCCGTTCCAGCATGCTGCGCATGCCCATGCGCTTTTCCTCGATCGCGGTCGCCATCCGTTGCACCGGATCAAAGCCGAGGCCGTCGTCTTCGATCCGCAGGATGATGCCTGAAAAGGATTTCACCACTTTCACGGCAACCTGTTGAGCCTGGGCGTGCTTCTGGATATTGCGCAGGCCCTCCTGAATCAGACGATACAGATTGATGTCCATATCACCACCCAGGGTCAGGCCGTCAAAGCCCGTAAGGCTCAGATCCACATCAATGCCGGTTTTCTCACTAAACTCGTTGACGTGCTGCGTAATGGTCTGCTTGAATCCGAACTGCTCCAGCCCCAAGGGGTGCTGTTCATAGGCCATATCCCGGATGTCCGCGATGGCCTTGCCAATAAGACGGGAAAAGGCCGTGGCCTTCTCCTGAATTTCTGGGCAGGCGTCCGGACAACACTGGCTCAGTTCGTCCAGGCCGATTTTCACGCTCACAAGATCCTGCCCAACACCATCATGCAGTTCTCGGGAAATCATGCGGCGCTCGTCTTCATGGGCCAGGATAAGCTGCCTTGAAAGTACACGCTGGCTCTCCTGGGCCTGCTTGCGGGCCGAAATGTCCTGAACCTGGACCATGTATCCGGTTACGACGCGGGCCGGATCCGAACCAAACGGAGTGATCCGTACATCCAGATACAACATCCCGGTCTTTGTTGTTCCATACGCTTGTCGGGCCGCGGCGTGTTGACAATCAAAGGACACTTCCTCTTGGACAGCACTGCCCGCCAGCAGACTCCGCCTTGCTCTTCTGCTTAGAAATGGATCGTCGAAAAGCGATATGCCCTTGATCGGACTCTCATCGCCTATTCCATAGATTTCCTGGAAGGCCTTGTTCATCGAGCGCATAATACCCAGCTCGTTATACACCGCAATGCCGATGGGCGATGCATGAAAAACGTTATCAAACTGTTCTTCTTTCGCCCGGACCAATATCTCGTTGGCTCGCTTGCGATCGGAAATATCATAGATGACAACCCGGCAAACCGGTGTACCGGCGCTGTCCATCGCCGCGGTGGCGGCCAGGTGCGCCCAGAAGAGCGCGCCGTCCGATCTGACCAGCCGCAGTTCGCATTCCTGCGGTTCGCCCGTCCGAAAGAGTTTTTTGCGATGCAGGTAGTAGATGTCCTGGTCCTCTTTATGGATGATGCGGGAGATCGGCTGCATGAGCAGGGCGCTTCGATCCATGCCCAGCAGGACCGAGGCGGCGAGATTGGCCTCCAGGATCAGTCCCGGCTCGGAGAGGGTGAGGTAGCTCACCGGGGCCAGGTCATAGAGGTCGAAGTAGCGCGCGCGGCTTTGCTCCAGCGCCGTCTGGACGTGGCGAAGTTCCTCGTTCTGCAGCTCCAACTCGATCTGATGGACCTGGTATTCGTGGATCAGAGCCTTGATATCTTCCACGGAAAGATATTCAACCGACCGTGGTATTTTGGTCAATCGTGCTTCAGCCTGCTTTCGCAAAAGCTGTTTTCTGGCATCTAAATCAGGATCCATGAGAATACTCCTTCCCAAACCCTTGCTCTTGATCTGGGTGTTGCCGAGGGGAGCCATGATTCACGGCATCCAGGGCCATACGGACGCCATGGTCGCGTCCATGGCGTAAAAGGGCTAGTCCGGATCTTCACTCGGCCCGCAGGGCCTGGATGGGATTGAGGGCCGCGGCTTGGCGGGCCGGGTAGTAGCCGAAGAAGATGCCCACGGCCGCGGAGACACCGACGCCCAGGAGCAGGGCTCCGTGGATGAGTTCGAACTGCCAGTCCGAGTAATGGGCTATGCCGTAGGAGGCCCCCACGCCGATGAGGATGCCCAGGACCCCGCCCACCAGGGAAAGCATAACGGACTCGATCAGGAATTGCCATTGGATGTCCCGTTTCTGCGCACCCAGGGCCCGACGGATGCCGATCTCCCGACGACGCTCGCTGACCGAGACCAGCATCACGTTCATCACCCCCACCCCACCCACGACCAGGGAGATGCTGCCGATGGCCCCCAGGAGCAGGGTGAACATCCGGGACTGGCGTTCCATGTGCTCGATGATCTGCTCCGGGCTGGTCACCCGGATCTGCTTGGGCCTGGACAGACCGGCAAAGTGGGCCTGCACGTCCTCAGTGGCTTGGCCGGCCGTGACGCCCGGCTCCAGCCGGGCCATGATCGTGCGGATGGTGTTTTGCGGCGAGACGCGCAGGACCGTGGTGATGGGCAGCATCAGCCCTTCGCTGGCCTCGTAGGGCCGCATGGCGCCCATGGCCGCGGGGCGCAGGATCCCGGCCACGGTCAGCTTGCGGTTGTCGAAATAAACGTGCTCCCCCACGCCCACGGCCATGCCCTGGCCCAGCAGCCGTTGGGCCAGGTTGCCGCCCAGCACGGCATGGGACATCAGCACGTCCAGGTCCGAGATGAACCGGCCCTGCTCCAGTTCCAGCTTGTTCATGTCCAAAAAGGATTCGGTCACGCCCAGCAGCGGAATGGAAATCCGCTGGCCTTCCCGGCGCAGCTCGCCGAAGGCCGAGGCGTACGGGGCCACGGAACGGATCGTCGCCAACCGCTCCGGCAAGGCCAGGGCCTCCTCCAGGCTGAAGCCGGTCGGCGCGCCGCCCCGCTCCCCCCTGCCCTGCTCCAGTTGGATACTGATGATGTCCGTACCCATTTCCATGAACTGGCGCAGGGTTTCGCGCTGGGCCAGAGCCCCGGTGGAGACCAGGGCGATCACCGAACCGATGCCGATGACGATGCCCAGCAGGGCCAGGATGGAACGCTGCTTGGCGGCGATCAGGGACCGGGAGGCTTCCCGGAGATTGGCCTTGAGCATCATGGCGTGGTCCTCGCCTGAGCGTTGTCCGCGATCACCCCGTCCTTCATCCGGACCACCCGTCGGCACTGGGCCGCGATGTGCGGATCGTGGGTGATCAGGATGGTGGTAATCTTCTGGGTGGCGTTGAGTTCCAGAAACAGGTTCATGATGTCCTGACCCACCTGGGTGTCCAGGGCCCCGGTGGGTTCGTCGGCCAAGATGATGGACGGCGATCCGGCCAGAGCCCGGGCAATGGCCACCCGCTGTTGCTGGCCGCCGGACAGCTCCGTGGGCTTGTGCCCGGCCCGCTCAGCCATGCCCACCCGCTCCAGCATTCCCCGGGCGATCCGTCGCTGCTCCCGCTCCCCCATGCCCCGGTAGATCAGGGGCAGGCAGACGTTTTCCAGGGCCGTGAGTCGGCCCAGCAGATTGAACTGCTGAAAGACGAAACCGATCTTCTGGTTGCGGATGGTGGACAACTCCCGGTCCGACAAGGACGAGGTTTCCCGGCCCTCCATCAGATAGCGGCCCGAGGTCGGCTGATCCAAAAAACCGATCACGTTCATCAACGTGGACTTGCCGCACCCGGACGTCCCCATGATGGACACCAGCTCCCCGGCCCCCACCTCCAAATCCACCCCCTTGAGCACCTCCACCTGCACCGGCCCCAAAGTAAAGGACTTGCGAATATTTTCCAGCTTGAACAGGGACATGGTTACCACTCCACCAACCGATCCTCAACGTGCAGCCCGAAGAGAATTTCCACCGCGTTCAGCGTGGTCATGCCGGTCTGGACTTCGCGTTCTTCGATCTGGTCGTTGTCCAGGAGCACCCGGACCAGCGACTGGCCGTGCTGGGGGCGGACGAGGTGCAGGGGCAGGAGCAGGGCCGAGGGATTGTCGTGGACCAGGACCTCCAGGTCCGCGCTCATGCCCACGCGGATCACCTCTTCGGCCTCCGGACTCAGTTCCGGAATGGTGATCTGGACGTCGAAGGTCGGGGCCTGGTGCCCGGTGCCGCCGGTGGCCTGGGCCGAGATATGGGCCACCAGGCCGGACAGGGTCAGGCCGGGAAAGGCGTCGCCACGGGCCGTGACCTTCTGGCCCGGGACGAGCTTGCCGATGTCCACTTCATCCACCTTGGTCAGCACCCGCAGCCCGCTCAGATCTCCCAGGGCCAGCAGGGCCGCACCGGCCGTGACCCGGCCTCCCCGGTCCAGGGAGGTCTTCTTGTCCTCCTCCACCGTGGGCCGGACCACCACGCCGGAGGCCGGAGCCAAGACCCGGGCCTGAGCCAGTTGTTTTTCCAGCTCCGCAAGGCGCAACTCGGCGTTGTCCAGCTCCATGCGGGCGATCATCACGTTGTCCGGGTTGCCCTTGTCCCGGGTGGAGGCCAGGTCTTCCCGGCTGGAGATCAGATCCGTTGTCGAGGACTGGAGCTGCTGCTTGGCGGTGTCCAGTTCGTTGGCCGGAATCAGCCCACGGGAATAGAGCAGCTCACTTTCCTCCAGCTTGCGCCGGTCGGTTTCCAGCTTGTTCTCGGCCCGCTCCACGCTGCGCCGGGCCCGGGCCATTTCCTGGCCGTCGTCCCAGTCGCGCAGTTCGGCGTACTTTTGCGCGGCCTTGATCCGGTTGCCCCGGGCCTCGCGCAGCTTGACCTCCAACTCGGACACGTCCAGGACCAGCAACAGGTCGCCCTGGCGCACCCGCTGGCCGAAAATGAAGTGGTTTTCCAGAATCCGGGCGTCAAAGGGCGCGGTGACCACGATCTCCTCCACCGGCTGGAGCCGACCGGACAAGGAAATGGTGGCCGTCAGGGGCTGGGTGCGCACTGTATGGATCTGCCGGGTCGGTCCGTCGGAGACCGGGGCCGGGGTGGTCAGTCCGGGCAGGGACTTGAGCGGGGTGAAGCCCTGGAAATGGACGACTCCCAGGCCGACGAAAAAGAGGATCACGCCCAGGGTGGCCAGAATGCGCACCACCTGGGCCCGTTTCAGGGTCTGGGTCAGGCGGGCGTTGGATTCTTCCAGATCGGTGTAGGCCCGGGCCAGCTTGCGGCTGTTTTCCCGTTCCTGCTCCTGCAGGGTCTTCAGGGCCGTGATGTCCGAAAAGACCAGGATCACGCCACGGGCCTGGTCGTCCGCCTCGCCGCGCAGATAGGACGAGGTCAGGGACAGGGTGGCCCGCGCCCCGCCGGGACGCATGAAGTCCACGGTCTCCTGTCGGCCCACGGCCTTTTCAAAGACCGCGTCCAGCACCACCTGGTTGAACTCGTCGTTGGCCTCGTCCATGCACAGAAAGACTTCGGCAAAGGTCCGCCCGCGCACCCGGTCCCGGTCCAGGCCCAGGATATCCGAGGCAGCCGGGTTGAACAGGGTGACCCGGCCCTGAAAATCCAGGGCCATCACCCCGTCGCGCATGTTTTCCAGGATATTTTGGTGCAAATGGTCCGCGGGGTTCATGACGGATCCTTTCAGGTTAGGAGTCAAGCAAAACACAGGACAGAATCGAAATCGGCATCGAAATCGAAATCGAAATCGAGAAACATAAGTAAGTATTTAGAATTACGGCGTTTTCTATGATTTCGATTTCAACTCCAAGTATGTCCTGGCTATTTGCGTCATGTTGAACGCAAAACGGAATCAGCGGTCCAGCAACCAGACGTTGCCGCCAAGATACTGTTCTTCCAGGTCTGCGCGCTCCGCGACAAAGGCGATGCCCCAGGTATCCAGGGTCGTGGCCAGGAGGGCGTCCAGTTCGGTCAGGGAATTCTGGTAGTTGATGATGGAATCGTTGAAGTTGTTGCGGGCGTTGCGCAGCCGGTCCTGCTCGGTGATGAAGTTGGTGTTGGACATCTGTCCCAACTGGTATCTCAGTTCACTGAACTGATAGGTCTGTTCGGACAGCTCATAGGTCCGCCGGGCCAGCTCGACCTGCTTCAGTCTGGATTCCACGTCCAGCACCCGCTGTCGCACGGAATTTTCCAAGTTTTCCCGAACGGTGATCAGGGACATTTCCGCCCGGCGCAGGGCGATGCGCGCTGAAAGCAGGGGCTGCTCCCGATCATACTTGGGATCGCCGTAGATGGGCAAGGGGATTTTCAGGGACACGCCCACCCGCCATTCATCCTGCCGGGAACTCGGGTCCGGGTGACGATGGCGCCAGCCGTCGGAGTAGGCCCCTTCCAGGTCCAGGTCCCAACGCCGCTGATTCAGAACGTCGTCCAGGCTCATCCGGGCCAGTTCCAAGGCGTTTTGGGCGGCCAGATAGCCCTGGTCGCGCTCCAGGGCCAGCTCCAGGCAGTCCTCGAAAACCGGGGTTACGGGCTGCAACTCGATGGGCTCGGTCAGGGCGATGGCCGTGCCGCTGTCCAGCTCCAGGCGACGGACCAGGTTCAGCTGGGCATTGTCCAGGTCCTGGCGGGCTGTTTCCAGGTCCAGCTCCTTCTGAGCCAGGTCGGCCTCGGCCTGCAGGCTCTCGCTGGCCGCGCGCCGACCAGCGGAGATGAGCACCCTGGTGTCATCCAGATGCTTGTGGGCCTTGGCCAGGGCGTCCTCGGCCAGTTCCAACCGCTGCTTGGCCCGCATCATGGCCCGGTATTCCCTGATCACTCCGTTGATGGTACCGATCAGCGTATCCCGCAAGGCGCGGACGTTGTCTTCCTCCTGCATCGCGGCCCGGACCAGGGATGCCGTGTTGTACCTGGTTCCGCCGCCCTTGAGCAGGGGCTGACGAAAGCCCACGGACCAGCCGGTCAGCCCGCTCTCCCGGCTCACGGTTTCCCCGTCATGGCTACGGATTCCGGCGATGGTGTTGTCCCAGGCAAAAAACAGCTCCGCCCCGGTGGGCACCTTCTGGGTCACGCTGGTGGTGATCCCGGCGTTCACGGTCTCTGTCCGCGACCGCTCCGCTTCCGGGCCGTCCGCGACGTACTGAGTGGACGAACCGGCGACGGAGGCATCCGTCCTGGGCGAAATTTCCAGATTCGGCCAGAACTTGGACAGATCTTTGCCTAACGAGAATTTCTGAAGAATCCGGCCCAGGTAAGCACTCTCAATCTCCCGGTTCTGGCGCAGGGCCAGATGGATGGCCTCGGTCAGGTTCAGTTCCAGGACTTCGGGCAGGCCGAGCTGATCAGACGACGGCAGGACGTATTGCGTGGACCCGGACGGATTATCCGTCTGGTCTTGAAGTTGGTTTTGTGGAGGAGTTGCGATCTGAAGCTGGGACCGCAACAAGCTCAAACCCATATTCTGGTCCGTATCCCGCCCCAAATCCTGGGCCTTGGCAGGTGAGAACCAGAATGCAAGGAAGAGCATCAGAGGCAAAAACGCCCAATTTATTTGACGAAAAAAAACTGGCATGCACCAACCTGTCTTCAGTTCTGGAGCTGAGGCGATGATTTGGGAGGGAGCGCCCTGCTTACCTGCACGCGCCGATGGAGTCCAGGGCGCAGCCCCGGCCGTCCGTCCAGGTGGCCTGGGACAGGTTCGCGCCGCGCAGATTGACTTTGCGCAGATCCGCGTCTCGGAGATCCGCGCCGCGGAGGTCGGCGTCTTCCAGGTCAGCGCCGAAAAAGTTGGCCCGGCGCAACGTGGCCAGGCCCAGTTTGGCCCCACGCAGATCAGCATTTTCCAGAACCGCCGAAATCAGCCAGGCCTCGCCCAGATTGGCCTCCCGCAGGTTGGCTCCGGCCAGCGTAACCCTGTTCAGGCTTGCTGTGCGCAGGTCAGCCCGCCGCAAGCCGACGTCGTTCAGGATCGCATCGTTCAGACTCGCTCCGCGCAGATCGGCCTTATTCAGTTTCGCGCCGCCCAGATTGGCCTCCATCAGCATGGCCCCGCGCACATCGGCCCCGTCAAGGTTCGCACCGCGCAAATCGGCTCGAACCAGATTGGCCTGAAGCAGCGAGGCGGAAAGCAAGATGGCGTCCGTCAGGACGTGTCCCTCCAGATCGGCATAGTCCAGGTCGCACTGCTCGCAGTGCCCGGTCTCCATCAACCGCTCAAGATGCCGCGCATCATAGGCCCAGCCATATCCGGCCGGATACAGGGCCGGATACAGGGCAAGGCTGACGGCCAGAAATAGCGCCCGCGTTCTTATCATGGTTCTTGTTCCATTCAATAACAGGTGCCACGCCCGGAACATTCTGAAAAACAGCCCCCGATGGAAGGGATTGCACGGAGTCGGAATCGGGATCGGGATCGAAAACGCTGGGATGCGTTCTCAATTCTTCCTGTTCAATTCCGACTCCGATTCCGACTCCGATTAACGTGCGTCGTCCAGAGCCAAGCGCGGATCACGCGCCGTGAAAGTGGTATTTCTGCTCAATGCCCATAATCAGCTCAAAAAACTGCTCGTCGGTCAGGGATTCCAGGTCCAATTCCTTGGCAAACCGCGCAATCAGCTCGTCGAGCATCTGCTCCAGGTCAGCCACGGCCTGATCGGTGAAGGTCTGGATCAGAGCCTTGGCGGCGTCCCGGTCCTGCTGCCACAGCGCGAGGTACCCGGCTTCCATGGTTGACTGCCTGACCGCCAGTTCCTGCTCAAAATCGGCAATGATCTGATGCGCGACAGGGGCCAGACGCGGATAGTCCTGCAACACCAAGGCCTGCATCTTGCGGGAGCGCCAGAACATGGAGTGGTCGTCCATCTCGCCGGTGGCGCCCTGGTACGCCGCGGGCATGTCGGTCACGCCCTTGTAAAAGGGCATGTACACGCCCAGGTCGGGCATGCCCAGGGCGATATATTGAATAACCGCGAGGTCGCCGGGCAGGTCCGGCCGGGTCTGGGTGATGTGCGACAGGGAGGCGCGCATCACGCTGACGGGCCGGTAGGATTCCTTGGGATTCTGGTGCATGTAGGGATCATGCGGGGTGCCCTGATAGCGATTGCGCAGGCCCTGGGCCACGTCCTGGACCGTCAGTTTCCGGTCGGGCCGGACAAAAACCGGATACAGTCCGTCCTCCCGGGCATACTCGATGCCGGAGTAAAGCTTGAGCAGTTCGCGCACCCGGGGATAATTGTAGGTGTGGTCGTGCTCGCTGTCGCTGATGCAGCAGGTGAAGAAATTGAACGGGCTTTGGGCCGGATCGGAC contains the following coding sequences:
- a CDS encoding response regulator, whose protein sequence is MTPKKTVLIVDDHPLYREGLKAIIVRSPSFEVAGEAGDAEQGLQRAKALRPDLALVDISLPGGNGIDLVRSLRNVLPETRILVISMHSRMDYISEAFQAGALGYVVKESAAEGLLKALEVVANGDFFLDSSVSREVIQGIVNSPGPRAVEPHGDYGSLTPREQEIFRLLAEGQSTKAIANRLFVSPKTVENHRTNIMRKLELQRPMDLIRYAVKIGLVDVDQWKD
- a CDS encoding PAS domain-containing sensor histidine kinase; amino-acid sequence: MDPDLDARKQLLRKQAEARLTKIPRSVEYLSVEDIKALIHEYQVHQIELELQNEELRHVQTALEQSRARYFDLYDLAPVSYLTLSEPGLILEANLAASVLLGMDRSALLMQPISRIIHKEDQDIYYLHRKKLFRTGEPQECELRLVRSDGALFWAHLAATAAMDSAGTPVCRVVIYDISDRKRANEILVRAKEEQFDNVFHASPIGIAVYNELGIMRSMNKAFQEIYGIGDESPIKGISLFDDPFLSRRARRSLLAGSAVQEEVSFDCQHAAARQAYGTTKTGMLYLDVRITPFGSDPARVVTGYMVQVQDISARKQAQESQRVLSRQLILAHEDERRMISRELHDGVGQDLVSVKIGLDELSQCCPDACPEIQEKATAFSRLIGKAIADIRDMAYEQHPLGLEQFGFKQTITQHVNEFSEKTGIDVDLSLTGFDGLTLGGDMDINLYRLIQEGLRNIQKHAQAQQVAVKVVKSFSGIILRIEDDGLGFDPVQRMATAIEEKRMGMRSMLERATLLGGTMHIQSRLGQGTKILVELPADESL
- a CDS encoding ABC transporter permease — its product is MMLKANLREASRSLIAAKQRSILALLGIVIGIGSVIALVSTGALAQRETLRQFMEMGTDIISIQLEQGRGERGGAPTGFSLEEALALPERLATIRSVAPYASAFGELRREGQRISIPLLGVTESFLDMNKLELEQGRFISDLDVLMSHAVLGGNLAQRLLGQGMAVGVGEHVYFDNRKLTVAGILRPAAMGAMRPYEASEGLMLPITTVLRVSPQNTIRTIMARLEPGVTAGQATEDVQAHFAGLSRPKQIRVTSPEQIIEHMERQSRMFTLLLGAIGSISLVVGGVGVMNVMLVSVSERRREIGIRRALGAQKRDIQWQFLIESVMLSLVGGVLGILIGVGASYGIAHYSDWQFELIHGALLLGVGVSAAVGIFFGYYPARQAAALNPIQALRAE
- a CDS encoding ABC transporter ATP-binding protein, which produces MSLFKLENIRKSFTLGPVQVEVLKGVDLEVGAGELVSIMGTSGCGKSTLMNVIGFLDQPTSGRYLMEGRETSSLSDRELSTIRNQKIGFVFQQFNLLGRLTALENVCLPLIYRGMGEREQRRIARGMLERVGMAERAGHKPTELSGGQQQRVAIARALAGSPSIILADEPTGALDTQVGQDIMNLFLELNATQKITTILITHDPHIAAQCRRVVRMKDGVIADNAQARTTP
- a CDS encoding PAS domain S-box protein; translation: MNPADHLHQNILENMRDGVMALDFQGRVTLFNPAASDILGLDRDRVRGRTFAEVFLCMDEANDEFNQVVLDAVFEKAVGRQETVDFMRPGGARATLSLTSSYLRGEADDQARGVILVFSDITALKTLQEQERENSRKLARAYTDLEESNARLTQTLKRAQVVRILATLGVILFFVGLGVVHFQGFTPLKSLPGLTTPAPVSDGPTRQIHTVRTQPLTATISLSGRLQPVEEIVVTAPFDARILENHFIFGQRVRQGDLLLVLDVSELEVKLREARGNRIKAAQKYAELRDWDDGQEMARARRSVERAENKLETDRRKLEESELLYSRGLIPANELDTAKQQLQSSTTDLISSREDLASTRDKGNPDNVMIARMELDNAELRLAELEKQLAQARVLAPASGVVVRPTVEEDKKTSLDRGGRVTAGAALLALGDLSGLRVLTKVDEVDIGKLVPGQKVTARGDAFPGLTLSGLVAHISAQATGGTGHQAPTFDVQITIPELSPEAEEVIRVGMSADLEVLVHDNPSALLLPLHLVRPQHGQSLVRVLLDNDQIEEREVQTGMTTLNAVEILFGLHVEDRLVEW
- a CDS encoding TolC family protein: MLFLAFWFSPAKAQDLGRDTDQNMGLSLLRSQLQIATPPQNQLQDQTDNPSGSTQYVLPSSDQLGLPEVLELNLTEAIHLALRQNREIESAYLGRILQKFSLGKDLSKFWPNLEISPRTDASVAGSSTQYVADGPEAERSRTETVNAGITTSVTQKVPTGAELFFAWDNTIAGIRSHDGETVSRESGLTGWSVGFRQPLLKGGGTRYNTASLVRAAMQEEDNVRALRDTLIGTINGVIREYRAMMRAKQRLELAEDALAKAHKHLDDTRVLISAGRRAASESLQAEADLAQKELDLETARQDLDNAQLNLVRRLELDSGTAIALTEPIELQPVTPVFEDCLELALERDQGYLAAQNALELARMSLDDVLNQRRWDLDLEGAYSDGWRHRHPDPSSRQDEWRVGVSLKIPLPIYGDPKYDREQPLLSARIALRRAEMSLITVRENLENSVRQRVLDVESRLKQVELARRTYELSEQTYQFSELRYQLGQMSNTNFITEQDRLRNARNNFNDSIINYQNSLTELDALLATTLDTWGIAFVAERADLEEQYLGGNVWLLDR
- a CDS encoding pentapeptide repeat-containing protein translates to MIRTRALFLAVSLALYPALYPAGYGWAYDARHLERLMETGHCEQCDLDYADLEGHVLTDAILLSASLLQANLVRADLRGANLDGADVRGAMLMEANLGGAKLNKADLRGASLNDAILNDVGLRRADLRTASLNRVTLAGANLREANLGEAWLISAVLENADLRGAKLGLATLRRANFFGADLEDADLRGADLRDADLRKVNLRGANLSQATWTDGRGCALDSIGACR
- a CDS encoding C69 family dipeptidase, whose translation is MKSKSCSSWGIASPIAALFLLLLSGFIALPMAPAEACTTILVGHEATADGSLIIARNEDNAGASDAQNIVRHAPRNEAFTFNANDNDFTWPMPPNGLGYVAFPKWQSEDQKDLSFEETGINDYGIAISATETIFNSDAILAIDPYVTDTGLTEDSITSVVLPYATSAREGIRLLGRVIETAGAGEGFGVAFSDRNEIWYLETASGHHWLAQRLPADTYFVSANQGRFQSADFSDSMNVMSSAGFVEFLVENKLSDPAQSPFNFFTCCISDSEHDHTYNYPRVRELLKLYSGIEYAREDGLYPVFVRPDRKLTVQDVAQGLRNRYQGTPHDPYMHQNPKESYRPVSVMRASLSHITQTRPDLPGDLAVIQYIALGMPDLGVYMPFYKGVTDMPAAYQGATGEMDDHSMFWRSRKMQALVLQDYPRLAPVAHQIIADFEQELAVRQSTMEAGYLALWQQDRDAAKALIQTFTDQAVADLEQMLDELIARFAKELDLESLTDEQFFELIMGIEQKYHFHGA